From Juglans regia cultivar Chandler chromosome 9, Walnut 2.0, whole genome shotgun sequence:
tttcaacatcTCCATGATTTGATCCCATATACCTGCTAGCTCGAGTCTCTTCACATTAGCAATGAAGTCGGGTTCTGCTTCTTGAAGCTTGAAGGCATCATACCAGCCTACTTTGCGAATTGCACTCTTCTCTCTGTAGTCTTCTAGCACCTTCATTGCTTCCTCCATGTCACGCTTCTTCGCTATAATATCAgctttatttttctgctttcgCTTCTCTAACTCCCCGGCAGAACGAAGACACAGTCTAGCTCTGGTACTCTAGAACCTCAAGCACAGAGAAATAATCACAAATAGTttatcatacatttttttttacgagTACAAATAGTTTAtcatacacatatacatataccaAGATGAACTATCACTTTCGTGTTTTATCTTTGTTAAGTCTTTTGCAAGTCAAAGTTGAGCAACAAACTCTTTTAAGAGAGTCTAGACTTTTGGCATTTGTAAGTTGAACTCCAATAAAAGATTTTgataacaaaagaaataaaactcaCCAAGCCAAGGTCAGTCAAGGCTGAGTTAAGTGCTGTACTGTTACCGACTACTTCCTCTCCAGACAAAGGGATGGTTTCCAATTGGTTCGAGTTAACATCGTATACATTTTTCTTATGCAAATCTTGCGATTCATTTGAGTACAGGAAATGTTGCTGAAGACTTTTGCTGGCAATGTATTCCACCTCTGTTTCGCTGCTCAATTGAGAGGAGTAAAACAGTAGTTGCAGAACAGCATCTGGGTTGGTCAAGACCACCAGTTTTCCATTCCCACTGCAGAAGATGTAGGTTCCAAAAGGTCTGTAAGGGCTGAACTTGATGAAGCTTGTTAAAGTTTCCGATAGCAGATTTGTGTTCGCCATGAGATTGCAGGCGGTGTGGCTTGCCAGGGCCGATGCATTTTCCATTACAGTTTTAAAAAAGTCGGAAGCGGGAGGGGGTTGATGTGCAGAAACTTTGGATCTTGCAGAAAAGAATTGCAGAATTGGtgaaattttttgttgaatGGATGATATGGGAGCAAGCATGATCCGAGGGACAATGTCATATCTCATGACAAAATGTTTGAAACAGGAAGCCCAGTTCTCTCTCCTAAGAGCATGGGAAACTATGTGGTCTCCAATTAGAGGACATCCAAACGTCAGACAAAGAGGTGATTTAGGTTTGGAGTACTTTTCCAGGAACCAAAGTGTTGCAAAGATGGCCATTGCACCACCCACTGAGTGTCCTGTAAACACTATTTGCTTCTTCGCTTTCACAGCCACATCCAcctgaattatatatatatatatatatatatatacacacacacttatAATCAGCAACAAGATTCTATATGTTTTCTAATTCCATAACAGTATGTTACAATGCTGGATTATACTCCTTTCATTGAACAAGGGCAGCACAGTATGAATGGAGGCTTAAggcaaaattcaaaattaaactttttaatttaataaataatataataactcatgaattttaagttcaaatATCACTTTTAAGctttaaaagaacaaaaaaaaaaaaaaaggattaataGATatatcatacaaaatataaaaaatgttatttgcctttttttttaaagaaaaattcttcttattaCCCACTATTAACAATTCCACATtccacactttataaaaaacacTCTCACATCCTATGCAAAATACCTCATCCTATGAAAAAACTATAGGTATGGGATATGAGagtaaatagtgactaatgCATGACATTCTAATTTTTTAAGTCTTTCATGTTCTACCAGTAGATATTCTATTTACTATATTTATCCATTTAGTAAATGAAATAAGTTAACATAAGAATGTAGACTTTGGTTTAATGTAAAACAACAATCTTGAGGTGTTTatcttttgaaagaaatataGACCTTCATTCATTTATCTACAATTTTAGAAAATCTACAATTTTTATGTTCTCTTTTAGggcttctttctttttattttttattttttatttttatttttaatggcaAAATAGAtaacacaattttttattataaaaataaacttggttattaaaagttttaaatattgtatctcataaatttatataacttttaatGCATGAAACTTTATtctgcattattattattaaataaaattataattttaaatctacTCCTATAAATCATGTCAACGAATATTTcactatataattattagatgaccATTGGTACCATAAAGCCAAATCAACCACTCctcatttgttttattattatgtaatgtgtatatataatgagataaacttataaaataatatatcaaagtAAACCactaatttcattttaaacaaattattaaatgaaaaaaaaaattatttaaaatcataaaattaccTGATTCAAatctatagctctcggcattaATGATATCTACTCTAATGAACGTTGAACTTAACTAGTTCTATGTGCAAATGAGGGTCTCAATGGTGATCAGAGATAATGAACTTTGATATTTAATAAACTTtctaatatttatgtaaaattaatattcttttagttttcctaatgcatatgtttttaattatcaaCGTATGCATTTTTAGGTCAGCGACTTGGCacactatataaataaatcttaatatCAAATAACGTTTGTGAAGTTTctcattattaatataaaaataaaccaaagtAAAGAGATAGAAGATT
This genomic window contains:
- the LOC109000293 gene encoding protein EDS1B-like; its protein translation is MASDGSLRLGDVIEMDEKLIQKACSSATESQKSPEKPFIQEKFPVSTVIFSFPAGSWSVDDWVAKNPVGETEVKAELFRSVIRSIGTDEIAKVNKAFLQRFENKILWSSDFQQKVDVAVKAKKQIVFTGHSVGGAMAIFATLWFLEKYSKPKSPLCLTFGCPLIGDHIVSHALRRENWASCFKHFVMRYDIVPRIMLAPISSIQQKISPILQFFSARSKVSAHQPPPASDFFKTVMENASALASHTACNLMANTNLLSETLTSFIKFSPYRPFGTYIFCSGNGKLVVLTNPDAVLQLLFYSSQLSSETEVEYIASKSLQQHFLYSNESQDLHKKNVYDVNSNQLETIPLSGEEVVGNSTALNSALTDLGLSTRARLCLRSAGELEKRKQKNKADIIAKKRDMEEAMKVLEDYREKSAIRKVGWYDAFKLQEAEPDFIANVKRLELAGIWDQIMEMLKIFELPDGFEGEKEWVELGTSYRRLVEPLDIANFYRHLRNEVSGPYMIRGRPKRYRYTQKWREHNLKMVPGASGESHFWAEVEELCRKTSSREEFERERAGVLQLEEDVWKWAKEKDLGADVFLEKSTLVKWWKALPEEHRRKSRLSEFIK